A part of Phosphitispora fastidiosa genomic DNA contains:
- the htpG gene encoding molecular chaperone HtpG gives MPKKQFKAESKRLLDLMINSIYTHKEIFLRELISNASDAIDKIYYRALTDDSLSFNRDEYYIRVAVDKENRVLKISDTGIGMNRQELEDNLGVIANSGSLAFKNENEVKDGYDIIGQFGVGFYSAFMVSDTVTVITKALDSDEAYKWESQGADGYTVKPYERDSVGTDVILKIKENSGEENFDEFLEEYKLRSIIKKYSDFIRYPIKMDITGSRLKEGSDNEYEEYKEEQTVNSMVPIWKKNRNELAQEDYDNFYSEKHYGFDKPIKHIHISAEGAVTYKAILFIPEKMPFDFYAKEYEKGLELYANGVLIMNKCAELLPDYFSFVKGMVDSEDLSLNISREMLQHDRQLKFIAKNIKTKIKNELESLLQNERDKYEEFYKSFGRQLKYGAYSDFGSNKEVLQDLLMFYSSKEKKMVTLGEYVSRMPEEQKYIYYASGESIDRIDKMPQTELVSDKGYEIFYFTDDVDEFAIKMIGTYQEKEFKSVSSGDLGIEPEKSENSQDSDEKDKQELFEQMKAILSDKVKDVRASKRLKNHPVCLANEGELTIEMEKVLNSMPYNDQNIKADKILEINVNHDVFKALQEAYEQDKDKLQMYTDLLYNQALLIEGLPIEDPVEFTNNICKMMR, from the coding sequence TTGCCGAAAAAACAATTTAAAGCTGAATCAAAGAGACTGCTGGATTTAATGATTAACTCAATTTACACCCATAAGGAGATTTTTTTAAGGGAGCTTATTTCCAATGCCAGTGACGCTATTGACAAAATTTATTACAGGGCACTAACAGATGACTCTCTGAGCTTCAATAGGGACGAATATTATATTAGAGTAGCAGTGGACAAGGAAAACAGGGTGCTGAAAATATCCGACACCGGTATCGGGATGAACAGGCAGGAGCTTGAAGATAACCTGGGAGTTATCGCAAACAGCGGCTCATTGGCTTTTAAAAATGAGAATGAAGTAAAAGACGGGTATGATATTATCGGGCAGTTTGGGGTCGGATTTTATTCGGCATTTATGGTGTCTGATACAGTGACTGTGATAACTAAAGCTTTGGACAGTGATGAGGCTTACAAATGGGAATCCCAGGGAGCTGACGGCTATACTGTTAAGCCATATGAAAGAGATTCTGTCGGTACTGATGTCATTCTCAAAATTAAGGAGAATTCAGGAGAAGAAAATTTTGATGAGTTTCTGGAGGAGTATAAATTAAGGTCTATCATAAAAAAATACTCTGATTTTATCAGGTATCCCATTAAAATGGATATCACCGGATCAAGATTAAAGGAAGGCAGTGACAACGAATACGAGGAATATAAAGAAGAACAGACTGTTAACAGTATGGTTCCTATCTGGAAAAAGAACAGAAACGAACTTGCCCAGGAGGATTATGACAACTTTTATTCTGAAAAGCATTATGGCTTTGACAAGCCGATTAAGCATATTCACATCAGCGCCGAAGGTGCGGTCACCTATAAGGCAATATTGTTTATTCCGGAGAAAATGCCCTTCGATTTCTATGCCAAAGAGTATGAAAAAGGGCTGGAGCTGTATGCCAACGGTGTTTTGATCATGAATAAGTGTGCTGAGCTGCTGCCCGATTATTTCAGTTTCGTTAAAGGAATGGTGGATTCGGAAGATTTATCCCTGAACATATCCAGGGAGATGCTGCAGCATGACAGGCAGCTGAAATTTATTGCCAAAAACATCAAGACTAAGATAAAAAACGAATTGGAAAGCCTGCTCCAAAATGAAAGGGACAAGTATGAGGAATTCTATAAATCCTTCGGCAGACAGTTGAAGTATGGGGCCTACAGCGATTTTGGCAGCAACAAGGAGGTCCTGCAGGATTTATTGATGTTCTATTCTTCCAAAGAGAAAAAGATGGTTACTTTAGGTGAGTATGTCTCCAGGATGCCCGAAGAGCAGAAATATATCTATTATGCATCCGGAGAATCCATTGACAGAATTGATAAAATGCCGCAAACAGAGCTGGTATCAGATAAGGGATATGAAATTTTTTACTTCACTGATGATGTTGATGAATTTGCCATTAAGATGATCGGGACCTATCAGGAAAAGGAGTTCAAATCAGTATCCAGCGGTGATTTGGGCATAGAACCTGAGAAAAGCGAAAATTCTCAGGACTCAGATGAGAAGGACAAGCAGGAACTCTTTGAACAGATGAAGGCTATCTTGTCAGATAAGGTTAAGGATGTCAGAGCTTCAAAGAGGCTGAAGAATCACCCTGTCTGCCTGGCTAATGAAGGTGAACTTACAATTGAGATGGAGAAAGTGCTGAACTCGATGCCATATAATGACCAGAATATCAAGGCAGACAAAATCCTGGAAATTAACGTAAATCACGATGTCTTCAAAGCGCTGCAGGAAGCCTATGAACAAGATAAAGATAAGCTGCAGATGTATACAGATTTATTATATAACCAGGCGCTGCTTATTGAAGGGCTGCCAATTGAGGACCCGGTGGAGTTTACCAATAATATCTGCAAAATGATGAGATAG
- the yedF gene encoding sulfurtransferase-like selenium metabolism protein YedF: MESKTIDARGMACPMPVINTKKVLEAMEEGPVTTLVDNEAAKDNVKALANSMGCGVEIEQEGNEYRVHITKKNVKMSSDDLVTGNIVLLISASELGRGSAELGDILMKSFVFTLVESDKVPQTILFVNSGVYLTCADSAVLEHLINLRNRGVEILSCGTCLDYFNLKDKLAVGQVSNMYTIYEKMSAADKVITI, encoded by the coding sequence ATGGAATCAAAAACCATTGATGCCCGCGGCATGGCATGCCCCATGCCTGTTATTAACACCAAAAAAGTACTGGAAGCAATGGAAGAAGGCCCTGTAACCACCCTGGTTGATAATGAAGCGGCCAAAGACAATGTTAAAGCGCTGGCTAACAGCATGGGGTGCGGGGTAGAGATAGAACAGGAAGGAAATGAATACAGGGTTCATATCACCAAAAAAAATGTCAAAATGAGTTCCGATGATCTGGTTACTGGTAACATCGTACTTCTTATCTCGGCATCAGAATTGGGACGAGGCAGTGCGGAACTGGGCGATATCTTAATGAAGAGTTTTGTGTTCACTCTTGTAGAAAGTGATAAAGTGCCACAGACAATATTGTTTGTCAATAGCGGTGTTTATCTCACCTGTGCTGATTCAGCGGTGCTGGAGCATCTGATAAACCTGCGGAACCGCGGTGTGGAAATATTGTCATGCGGCACCTGCCTGGATTACTTCAATCTGAAGGACAAGCTTGCCGTTGGACAGGTATCCAATATGTACACCATTTATGAGAAAATGTCCGCCGCAGATAAGGTTATTACAATTTAA
- a CDS encoding DUF3298 domain-containing protein, whose product MGIRLRLILLYLVIGIALLAGAGCSSGKEPQEAEADDAQGKYSLEYIQESLKSDKNAADISWSKNKSRVAFFKNTEDYEVQMYLWNVGEARENKVAGASGNLYDLKWSPDSRFVTVNEGTSTVYETLIIDPDNLTIADKIVNAGGPVWSPDSARLAFAVLNNKKPIVAVEWDGTCDLVIYDLKTKNADVILAAENDFYYSPKSWDKGGLRYEKCYFDDRKPEVLIHQEGSQGKTGSNSSPSFTNAYNISTQTYTDQQVNIEVEIKYPVITKMQNKDIENRINSIIENKFGLHDEPTETGDETFKETLNVNYEVKRRTENALSLRIFFSAYMEGAAHPSNFIEGLTINLKTGKELQLQDLFAQGVDYKSILDPILKEKVNKLDYELFEEFKGIEDKQGFYLTDTALVIYYQEYVYTPHAVGPLEFEIDLNEIDCLIE is encoded by the coding sequence ATGGGAATAAGGCTGAGACTAATTTTGCTGTATCTGGTGATAGGAATCGCTCTATTGGCGGGTGCGGGATGCTCAAGCGGAAAGGAACCACAGGAAGCTGAAGCAGATGATGCCCAGGGTAAATATTCCCTGGAGTATATCCAGGAGTCCTTAAAATCAGACAAAAACGCTGCCGATATATCATGGTCAAAAAACAAGTCCCGGGTGGCCTTTTTTAAGAACACAGAGGATTATGAAGTCCAAATGTATCTCTGGAATGTCGGGGAGGCAAGAGAAAATAAAGTTGCAGGGGCCAGTGGTAACCTGTATGACCTCAAGTGGTCTCCTGACAGCAGGTTTGTTACCGTAAATGAAGGGACTTCAACAGTTTATGAAACACTGATAATCGACCCGGATAATCTGACAATAGCAGATAAAATCGTCAATGCAGGCGGCCCTGTGTGGTCCCCTGACTCCGCCAGGCTGGCCTTTGCGGTCTTAAATAATAAGAAACCTATTGTTGCAGTGGAATGGGATGGTACCTGTGACCTGGTGATATATGACCTTAAGACAAAAAATGCAGACGTTATCCTGGCTGCTGAAAATGATTTCTATTACAGCCCTAAGTCCTGGGATAAAGGCGGTCTGAGGTATGAAAAATGTTATTTCGATGACAGGAAACCGGAAGTATTGATACATCAGGAGGGCAGTCAGGGAAAAACCGGCAGTAACAGCAGCCCGTCTTTTACAAACGCTTATAATATATCCACACAAACCTACACCGATCAACAGGTGAACATCGAAGTAGAGATAAAGTATCCAGTTATCACAAAGATGCAGAATAAGGATATAGAAAACAGAATCAACAGCATCATAGAAAATAAATTCGGCCTTCATGATGAGCCGACAGAAACAGGTGATGAAACATTTAAGGAAACGCTGAATGTAAATTATGAAGTTAAGCGCCGGACAGAAAATGCCCTCAGCCTGAGGATTTTCTTTTCAGCATATATGGAGGGCGCTGCACATCCCAGCAATTTTATTGAAGGACTTACCATCAACTTGAAAACCGGAAAGGAACTGCAGTTACAGGATTTATTTGCGCAGGGTGTTGATTATAAGAGTATCTTGGATCCCATCTTAAAGGAGAAGGTAAATAAACTGGATTATGAACTATTTGAAGAGTTTAAGGGTATTGAGGATAAACAGGGATTTTACCTGACCGATACGGCTTTGGTTATCTATTATCAGGAATATGTATATACCCCGCATGCAGTTGGGCCCCTTGAATTTGAGATTGACCTAAATGAGATAGACTGCCTGATAGAATAA